Proteins encoded by one window of Cloeon dipterum chromosome 2, ieCloDipt1.1, whole genome shotgun sequence:
- the sw gene encoding cytoplasmic dynein 1 intermediate chain isoform X24, producing MADRKAELERKKAKLQAIREEKERRRREKEQKEGSSLQWFRKMQANLEDATLRVASQGAGSMDQRKEVDDMLSSLGVAPVSDVLSSLSSLSSLPDNGHAGTTPENSIQPNAALTAAQLKAAKKNKLTQLSVVPVQLTNIPPSELVVYSKQTQTAGTGPERDGSTLDVSCSRIFLTFDQAEDEDHSLPPHLDGGGLFQSKLPPGILPHGLPQVKEVQPAITAVETEAAKHEHEKEIKELSEEQKQMIILSEDFRRFIDNAGRIMERALSEQVDVCIDYTGLLDGDEGSDEKSRARLSLNRVFVDERWSKSRCVTSLDWSPHYPELLLASYHINEDSPHDPDGVCLVWNTKFKKTTPEYIFHCQSPVMSSIFARFHPNLILGGTYSGQIVLWDNRVHKRTPIQRTPLSAAAHTHPVYCLNVVGTPNAHNLISISTDGRLCSWSLDNLSAPQETMELQNKQGKAMAIKSLAFPNNDVNNFVVGCEEGAICTACRHGSRAGVIETYEGHQGPVTGIHTHNVAGPIDFSHLFLSSSFDWTIKLWSLKENKPLYSLEDNGDYVYDVAWSPTHPALFAAVDGSGKLDLWNLNQETEAPMASVIVDGAPALNKVSWTQSGQHVTVGDDHGKIWVYDVGEQLATPRADEWSKFANTLQELKFNQVEEEVDKVTMSAGQGSGLSSLASSLSSSPNPIR from the exons ATGGCGGATCGCAAGGCGGAATTGGAGAGGAAGAAGGCCAAACTGCAGGCCATCCGCGAGGAAAAGGAGCGGCGGAGGCGCGAGAAGGAGCAGAAAGAG GGTTCATCATTACAGTGGTTTCGGAAAATGCAAGCCAAT CTAGAAGATGCGACTCTTAGGGTGGCGTCGCAGGGCGCGGGCAGCATGGACCAGCGCAAGGAGGTGGACGACATGCTCAGCTCGCTTGGCGTGGCCCCCGTGTCGGACGTGCTGTCCTCTCTGTCCAGCCTCTCTTCCCTGCCGGACAACGGCCACGCGGGCACCACGCCCGAAAACAGCATCCAGCCGAACGCGGCGCTCACGGCCGCTCAGCTCAAGGCAGCAAA GAAGAACAAGCTGACTCAGCTGAGTGTGGTTCCTGTGCAGCTGACCAACATCCCACCCTCTGAACTGGTAGTCTAtagcaaacaaacacaaacgGCCGGCACGGGCCCCGAGCGAGACG gTTCTACCTTAGATGTAAGCTGCAGCCGTATAT TTTTGACTTTCGACCAAGCCGAGGACGAGGACCactcgctgccgccgcaccTGGACGGGGGCGGCCTCTTCCAGAGCAAACTGCCCCCTGGAATCTTGCCGCACGGCCTTCCGCAGGTCAAGGAGGTGCAGCCGGCCATCACGGCCGTCGAAACCGAGGCTGCCAAACACGAGCACGAGAAAGAAA TCAAGGAACTGAGCGAGGAGCAGAAGCAAATGATAATTCTTTCCGAGGACTTCCGACGCTTCATCGACAACGCTGGGAGAATCATGGAGAGAGCTCTGTCAGAGCAGGTGGACGTCTGCATCGACTACACCGGGCTCCTGGACGGCGACGAGGGAAGTGACGAGAAATCTCGGGCCCGGCTTTCGCTGAATCGCGTGTTCGTGGACGAGCGCTGGTCCAAGAGCCGGTGCGTGACCTCTCTGGACTGGTCGCCGCACTACCCtgagctgctgctggccaGTTACCACATCAACGAAGACAGCCCGCACGACCCCGACGGCGTCTGCCTGGTGTGGAACACCAAATTCAAGAAGACCACGCCCGAATACATTTTCCACTGTCAGTCGCCGGTGATGTCGTCGATTTTCGCCCGCTTTCACCCAAACCTGATCCTCGGAGGCACGTACTCTGGCCAAATCGTGTTGTGGGACAACCGAGTGCACAAACGGACGCCGATCCAGAGGACGCCGCtgtctgcggcggcgcacacGCACCCCGTCTACTGTCTGAACGTGGTCGGCACGCCGAATGCACACAACCTCATCTCCATCTCGACCGACGGCCGGCTCTGCTCTTGGAGCCTGGACAATCTGTCCGCGCCGCAGGAGACCATGGagctgcaaaacaaacaaggcAAGGCCATGGCCATCAAGAGCCTCGCCTTCCCCAACAACGACGTCAACAATTTCGTGGTTGGCTGTGAAGAAGGTGCCATTTGTACAG CTTGTAGACACGGGTCTCGAGCAGGTGTGATAGAAACTTACGAGGGGCACCAGGGACCAGTGACCGGCATCCACACCCACAATGTGGCCGGACCCATCGACTTCTCCCACCTTTTCCTCTCCTCCTCTTTCGACTGGACCATCAAGCTGTGGAGCTTAAAG gAAAACAAGCCGCTGTATTCGTTGGAGGACAATGGCGACTACGTGTACGACGTGGCGTGGTCGCCAACTCACCCAGCCCTGTTCGCGGCCGTGGACGGCTCTGGCAAGCTGGACCTCTGGAATCTGAACCAAGAGACAGAGGCGCCTATGGCCAGCGTCATTGTCGATGGTGCTCCTGCTTTGAACAAGGTTTCGTGGACTCAGTCTGGCCAGCATGTGACGGTCGGCGACGATCACGGCAAAATCTGGGTTTACGACGTTGGCGAg CAACTGGCCACGCCGAGAGCAGACGAGTGGAGCAAATTCGCCAACACACTGCAAGAGCTCAAGTTTAACCAAGTAGAAGAGGAGGTAGACAAAGTTACGATGAGTGCTGGCCAAGGCAGCGGACTGAGCAGCCTGGCGTCCTCCCTCTCCTCGAGCCCCAACCCGATAAGATGA
- the sw gene encoding cytoplasmic dynein 1 intermediate chain isoform X20, with amino-acid sequence MADRKAELERKKAKLQAIREEKERRRREKEQKEGSSLQWFRKMQANLEDATLRVASQGAGSMDQRKEVDDMLSSLGVAPVSDVLSSLSSLSSLPDNGHAGTTPENSIQPNAALTAAQLKAAKKNKLTQLSVVPVQLTNIPPSELVVYSKQTQTAGTGPERDGYFEDWWRPRKAHAFDYYVLTFDQAEDEDHSLPPHLDGGGLFQSKLPPGILPHGLPQVKEVQPAITAVETEAAKHEHEKEIKELSEEQKQMIILSEDFRRFIDNAGRIMERALSEQVDVCIDYTGLLDGDEGSDEKSRARLSLNRVFVDERWSKSRCVTSLDWSPHYPELLLASYHINEDSPHDPDGVCLVWNTKFKKTTPEYIFHCQSPVMSSIFARFHPNLILGGTYSGQIVLWDNRVHKRTPIQRTPLSAAAHTHPVYCLNVVGTPNAHNLISISTDGRLCSWSLDNLSAPQETMELQNKQGKAMAIKSLAFPNNDVNNFVVGCEEGAICTACRHGSRAGVIETYEGHQGPVTGIHTHNVAGPIDFSHLFLSSSFDWTIKLWSLKENKPLYSLEDNGDYVYDVAWSPTHPALFAAVDGSGKLDLWNLNQETEAPMASVIVDGAPALNKVSWTQSGQHVTVGDDHGKIWVYDVGEQLATPRADEWSKFANTLQELKFNQVEEEVDKVTMSAGQGSGLSSLASSLSSSPNPIR; translated from the exons ATGGCGGATCGCAAGGCGGAATTGGAGAGGAAGAAGGCCAAACTGCAGGCCATCCGCGAGGAAAAGGAGCGGCGGAGGCGCGAGAAGGAGCAGAAAGAG GGTTCATCATTACAGTGGTTTCGGAAAATGCAAGCCAAT CTAGAAGATGCGACTCTTAGGGTGGCGTCGCAGGGCGCGGGCAGCATGGACCAGCGCAAGGAGGTGGACGACATGCTCAGCTCGCTTGGCGTGGCCCCCGTGTCGGACGTGCTGTCCTCTCTGTCCAGCCTCTCTTCCCTGCCGGACAACGGCCACGCGGGCACCACGCCCGAAAACAGCATCCAGCCGAACGCGGCGCTCACGGCCGCTCAGCTCAAGGCAGCAAA GAAGAACAAGCTGACTCAGCTGAGTGTGGTTCCTGTGCAGCTGACCAACATCCCACCCTCTGAACTGGTAGTCTAtagcaaacaaacacaaacgGCCGGCACGGGCCCCGAGCGAGACG GATACTTTGAAGATTGGTGGAGGCCTCGCAAAG CTCATGCATTCGACTATTACG TTTTGACTTTCGACCAAGCCGAGGACGAGGACCactcgctgccgccgcaccTGGACGGGGGCGGCCTCTTCCAGAGCAAACTGCCCCCTGGAATCTTGCCGCACGGCCTTCCGCAGGTCAAGGAGGTGCAGCCGGCCATCACGGCCGTCGAAACCGAGGCTGCCAAACACGAGCACGAGAAAGAAA TCAAGGAACTGAGCGAGGAGCAGAAGCAAATGATAATTCTTTCCGAGGACTTCCGACGCTTCATCGACAACGCTGGGAGAATCATGGAGAGAGCTCTGTCAGAGCAGGTGGACGTCTGCATCGACTACACCGGGCTCCTGGACGGCGACGAGGGAAGTGACGAGAAATCTCGGGCCCGGCTTTCGCTGAATCGCGTGTTCGTGGACGAGCGCTGGTCCAAGAGCCGGTGCGTGACCTCTCTGGACTGGTCGCCGCACTACCCtgagctgctgctggccaGTTACCACATCAACGAAGACAGCCCGCACGACCCCGACGGCGTCTGCCTGGTGTGGAACACCAAATTCAAGAAGACCACGCCCGAATACATTTTCCACTGTCAGTCGCCGGTGATGTCGTCGATTTTCGCCCGCTTTCACCCAAACCTGATCCTCGGAGGCACGTACTCTGGCCAAATCGTGTTGTGGGACAACCGAGTGCACAAACGGACGCCGATCCAGAGGACGCCGCtgtctgcggcggcgcacacGCACCCCGTCTACTGTCTGAACGTGGTCGGCACGCCGAATGCACACAACCTCATCTCCATCTCGACCGACGGCCGGCTCTGCTCTTGGAGCCTGGACAATCTGTCCGCGCCGCAGGAGACCATGGagctgcaaaacaaacaaggcAAGGCCATGGCCATCAAGAGCCTCGCCTTCCCCAACAACGACGTCAACAATTTCGTGGTTGGCTGTGAAGAAGGTGCCATTTGTACAG CTTGTAGACACGGGTCTCGAGCAGGTGTGATAGAAACTTACGAGGGGCACCAGGGACCAGTGACCGGCATCCACACCCACAATGTGGCCGGACCCATCGACTTCTCCCACCTTTTCCTCTCCTCCTCTTTCGACTGGACCATCAAGCTGTGGAGCTTAAAG gAAAACAAGCCGCTGTATTCGTTGGAGGACAATGGCGACTACGTGTACGACGTGGCGTGGTCGCCAACTCACCCAGCCCTGTTCGCGGCCGTGGACGGCTCTGGCAAGCTGGACCTCTGGAATCTGAACCAAGAGACAGAGGCGCCTATGGCCAGCGTCATTGTCGATGGTGCTCCTGCTTTGAACAAGGTTTCGTGGACTCAGTCTGGCCAGCATGTGACGGTCGGCGACGATCACGGCAAAATCTGGGTTTACGACGTTGGCGAg CAACTGGCCACGCCGAGAGCAGACGAGTGGAGCAAATTCGCCAACACACTGCAAGAGCTCAAGTTTAACCAAGTAGAAGAGGAGGTAGACAAAGTTACGATGAGTGCTGGCCAAGGCAGCGGACTGAGCAGCCTGGCGTCCTCCCTCTCCTCGAGCCCCAACCCGATAAGATGA
- the sw gene encoding cytoplasmic dynein 1 intermediate chain isoform X12, translating to MADRKAELERKKAKLQAIREEKERRRREKEQKEGSSLQWFRKMQANLEDATLRVASQGAGSMDQRKEVDDMLSSLGVAPVSDVLSSLSSLSSLPDNGHAGTTPENSIQPNAALTAAQLKAAKKNKLTQLSVVPVQLTNIPPSELVVYSKQTQTAGTGPERDGSLSPCSSSSSLKGYFEDWWRPRKAHAFDYYVLTFDQAEDEDHSLPPHLDGGGLFQSKLPPGILPHGLPQVKEVQPAITAVETEAAKHEHEKEIKELSEEQKQMIILSEDFRRFIDNAGRIMERALSEQVDVCIDYTGLLDGDEGSDEKSRARLSLNRVFVDERWSKSRCVTSLDWSPHYPELLLASYHINEDSPHDPDGVCLVWNTKFKKTTPEYIFHCQSPVMSSIFARFHPNLILGGTYSGQIVLWDNRVHKRTPIQRTPLSAAAHTHPVYCLNVVGTPNAHNLISISTDGRLCSWSLDNLSAPQETMELQNKQGKAMAIKSLAFPNNDVNNFVVGCEEGAICTACRHGSRAGVIETYEGHQGPVTGIHTHNVAGPIDFSHLFLSSSFDWTIKLWSLKENKPLYSLEDNGDYVYDVAWSPTHPALFAAVDGSGKLDLWNLNQETEAPMASVIVDGAPALNKVSWTQSGQHVTVGDDHGKIWVYDVGEQLATPRADEWSKFANTLQELKFNQVEEEVDKVTMSAGQGSGLSSLASSLSSSPNPIR from the exons ATGGCGGATCGCAAGGCGGAATTGGAGAGGAAGAAGGCCAAACTGCAGGCCATCCGCGAGGAAAAGGAGCGGCGGAGGCGCGAGAAGGAGCAGAAAGAG GGTTCATCATTACAGTGGTTTCGGAAAATGCAAGCCAAT CTAGAAGATGCGACTCTTAGGGTGGCGTCGCAGGGCGCGGGCAGCATGGACCAGCGCAAGGAGGTGGACGACATGCTCAGCTCGCTTGGCGTGGCCCCCGTGTCGGACGTGCTGTCCTCTCTGTCCAGCCTCTCTTCCCTGCCGGACAACGGCCACGCGGGCACCACGCCCGAAAACAGCATCCAGCCGAACGCGGCGCTCACGGCCGCTCAGCTCAAGGCAGCAAA GAAGAACAAGCTGACTCAGCTGAGTGTGGTTCCTGTGCAGCTGACCAACATCCCACCCTCTGAACTGGTAGTCTAtagcaaacaaacacaaacgGCCGGCACGGGCCCCGAGCGAGACG GATCCCTCTCCCCATGTTCTTCCTCTTCTTCCCTCAAAGGATACTTTGAAGATTGGTGGAGGCCTCGCAAAG CTCATGCATTCGACTATTACG TTTTGACTTTCGACCAAGCCGAGGACGAGGACCactcgctgccgccgcaccTGGACGGGGGCGGCCTCTTCCAGAGCAAACTGCCCCCTGGAATCTTGCCGCACGGCCTTCCGCAGGTCAAGGAGGTGCAGCCGGCCATCACGGCCGTCGAAACCGAGGCTGCCAAACACGAGCACGAGAAAGAAA TCAAGGAACTGAGCGAGGAGCAGAAGCAAATGATAATTCTTTCCGAGGACTTCCGACGCTTCATCGACAACGCTGGGAGAATCATGGAGAGAGCTCTGTCAGAGCAGGTGGACGTCTGCATCGACTACACCGGGCTCCTGGACGGCGACGAGGGAAGTGACGAGAAATCTCGGGCCCGGCTTTCGCTGAATCGCGTGTTCGTGGACGAGCGCTGGTCCAAGAGCCGGTGCGTGACCTCTCTGGACTGGTCGCCGCACTACCCtgagctgctgctggccaGTTACCACATCAACGAAGACAGCCCGCACGACCCCGACGGCGTCTGCCTGGTGTGGAACACCAAATTCAAGAAGACCACGCCCGAATACATTTTCCACTGTCAGTCGCCGGTGATGTCGTCGATTTTCGCCCGCTTTCACCCAAACCTGATCCTCGGAGGCACGTACTCTGGCCAAATCGTGTTGTGGGACAACCGAGTGCACAAACGGACGCCGATCCAGAGGACGCCGCtgtctgcggcggcgcacacGCACCCCGTCTACTGTCTGAACGTGGTCGGCACGCCGAATGCACACAACCTCATCTCCATCTCGACCGACGGCCGGCTCTGCTCTTGGAGCCTGGACAATCTGTCCGCGCCGCAGGAGACCATGGagctgcaaaacaaacaaggcAAGGCCATGGCCATCAAGAGCCTCGCCTTCCCCAACAACGACGTCAACAATTTCGTGGTTGGCTGTGAAGAAGGTGCCATTTGTACAG CTTGTAGACACGGGTCTCGAGCAGGTGTGATAGAAACTTACGAGGGGCACCAGGGACCAGTGACCGGCATCCACACCCACAATGTGGCCGGACCCATCGACTTCTCCCACCTTTTCCTCTCCTCCTCTTTCGACTGGACCATCAAGCTGTGGAGCTTAAAG gAAAACAAGCCGCTGTATTCGTTGGAGGACAATGGCGACTACGTGTACGACGTGGCGTGGTCGCCAACTCACCCAGCCCTGTTCGCGGCCGTGGACGGCTCTGGCAAGCTGGACCTCTGGAATCTGAACCAAGAGACAGAGGCGCCTATGGCCAGCGTCATTGTCGATGGTGCTCCTGCTTTGAACAAGGTTTCGTGGACTCAGTCTGGCCAGCATGTGACGGTCGGCGACGATCACGGCAAAATCTGGGTTTACGACGTTGGCGAg CAACTGGCCACGCCGAGAGCAGACGAGTGGAGCAAATTCGCCAACACACTGCAAGAGCTCAAGTTTAACCAAGTAGAAGAGGAGGTAGACAAAGTTACGATGAGTGCTGGCCAAGGCAGCGGACTGAGCAGCCTGGCGTCCTCCCTCTCCTCGAGCCCCAACCCGATAAGATGA
- the sw gene encoding cytoplasmic dynein 1 intermediate chain isoform X10, translated as MADRKAELERKKAKLQAIREEKERRRREKEQKEGSSLQWFRKMQANLEDATLRVASQGAGSMDQRKEVDDMLSSLGVAPVSDVLSSLSSLSSLPDNGHAGTTPENSIQPNAALTAAQLKAAKKNKLTQLSVVPVQLTNIPPSELVVYSKQTQTAGTGPERDGSLSPCSSSSSLKGYFEDWWRPRKDEYNLNPALEWEDEFTAEDEDHSLPPHLDGGGLFQSKLPPGILPHGLPQVKEVQPAITAVETEAAKHEHEKEIKELSEEQKQMIILSEDFRRFIDNAGRIMERALSEQVDVCIDYTGLLDGDEGSDEKSRARLSLNRVFVDERWSKSRCVTSLDWSPHYPELLLASYHINEDSPHDPDGVCLVWNTKFKKTTPEYIFHCQSPVMSSIFARFHPNLILGGTYSGQIVLWDNRVHKRTPIQRTPLSAAAHTHPVYCLNVVGTPNAHNLISISTDGRLCSWSLDNLSAPQETMELQNKQGKAMAIKSLAFPNNDVNNFVVGCEEGAICTACRHGSRAGVIETYEGHQGPVTGIHTHNVAGPIDFSHLFLSSSFDWTIKLWSLKENKPLYSLEDNGDYVYDVAWSPTHPALFAAVDGSGKLDLWNLNQETEAPMASVIVDGAPALNKVSWTQSGQHVTVGDDHGKIWVYDVGEQLATPRADEWSKFANTLQELKFNQVEEEVDKVTMSAGQGSGLSSLASSLSSSPNPIR; from the exons ATGGCGGATCGCAAGGCGGAATTGGAGAGGAAGAAGGCCAAACTGCAGGCCATCCGCGAGGAAAAGGAGCGGCGGAGGCGCGAGAAGGAGCAGAAAGAG GGTTCATCATTACAGTGGTTTCGGAAAATGCAAGCCAAT CTAGAAGATGCGACTCTTAGGGTGGCGTCGCAGGGCGCGGGCAGCATGGACCAGCGCAAGGAGGTGGACGACATGCTCAGCTCGCTTGGCGTGGCCCCCGTGTCGGACGTGCTGTCCTCTCTGTCCAGCCTCTCTTCCCTGCCGGACAACGGCCACGCGGGCACCACGCCCGAAAACAGCATCCAGCCGAACGCGGCGCTCACGGCCGCTCAGCTCAAGGCAGCAAA GAAGAACAAGCTGACTCAGCTGAGTGTGGTTCCTGTGCAGCTGACCAACATCCCACCCTCTGAACTGGTAGTCTAtagcaaacaaacacaaacgGCCGGCACGGGCCCCGAGCGAGACG GATCCCTCTCCCCATGTTCTTCCTCTTCTTCCCTCAAAGGATACTTTGAAGATTGGTGGAGGCCTCGCAAAG ACGAATACAATCTAAACCCAGCTTTAGAGTGGGAGGATGAATTCACAG CCGAGGACGAGGACCactcgctgccgccgcaccTGGACGGGGGCGGCCTCTTCCAGAGCAAACTGCCCCCTGGAATCTTGCCGCACGGCCTTCCGCAGGTCAAGGAGGTGCAGCCGGCCATCACGGCCGTCGAAACCGAGGCTGCCAAACACGAGCACGAGAAAGAAA TCAAGGAACTGAGCGAGGAGCAGAAGCAAATGATAATTCTTTCCGAGGACTTCCGACGCTTCATCGACAACGCTGGGAGAATCATGGAGAGAGCTCTGTCAGAGCAGGTGGACGTCTGCATCGACTACACCGGGCTCCTGGACGGCGACGAGGGAAGTGACGAGAAATCTCGGGCCCGGCTTTCGCTGAATCGCGTGTTCGTGGACGAGCGCTGGTCCAAGAGCCGGTGCGTGACCTCTCTGGACTGGTCGCCGCACTACCCtgagctgctgctggccaGTTACCACATCAACGAAGACAGCCCGCACGACCCCGACGGCGTCTGCCTGGTGTGGAACACCAAATTCAAGAAGACCACGCCCGAATACATTTTCCACTGTCAGTCGCCGGTGATGTCGTCGATTTTCGCCCGCTTTCACCCAAACCTGATCCTCGGAGGCACGTACTCTGGCCAAATCGTGTTGTGGGACAACCGAGTGCACAAACGGACGCCGATCCAGAGGACGCCGCtgtctgcggcggcgcacacGCACCCCGTCTACTGTCTGAACGTGGTCGGCACGCCGAATGCACACAACCTCATCTCCATCTCGACCGACGGCCGGCTCTGCTCTTGGAGCCTGGACAATCTGTCCGCGCCGCAGGAGACCATGGagctgcaaaacaaacaaggcAAGGCCATGGCCATCAAGAGCCTCGCCTTCCCCAACAACGACGTCAACAATTTCGTGGTTGGCTGTGAAGAAGGTGCCATTTGTACAG CTTGTAGACACGGGTCTCGAGCAGGTGTGATAGAAACTTACGAGGGGCACCAGGGACCAGTGACCGGCATCCACACCCACAATGTGGCCGGACCCATCGACTTCTCCCACCTTTTCCTCTCCTCCTCTTTCGACTGGACCATCAAGCTGTGGAGCTTAAAG gAAAACAAGCCGCTGTATTCGTTGGAGGACAATGGCGACTACGTGTACGACGTGGCGTGGTCGCCAACTCACCCAGCCCTGTTCGCGGCCGTGGACGGCTCTGGCAAGCTGGACCTCTGGAATCTGAACCAAGAGACAGAGGCGCCTATGGCCAGCGTCATTGTCGATGGTGCTCCTGCTTTGAACAAGGTTTCGTGGACTCAGTCTGGCCAGCATGTGACGGTCGGCGACGATCACGGCAAAATCTGGGTTTACGACGTTGGCGAg CAACTGGCCACGCCGAGAGCAGACGAGTGGAGCAAATTCGCCAACACACTGCAAGAGCTCAAGTTTAACCAAGTAGAAGAGGAGGTAGACAAAGTTACGATGAGTGCTGGCCAAGGCAGCGGACTGAGCAGCCTGGCGTCCTCCCTCTCCTCGAGCCCCAACCCGATAAGATGA
- the sw gene encoding cytoplasmic dynein 1 intermediate chain isoform X18: MADRKAELERKKAKLQAIREEKERRRREKEQKEGSSLQWFRKMQANLEDATLRVASQGAGSMDQRKEVDDMLSSLGVAPVSDVLSSLSSLSSLPDNGHAGTTPENSIQPNAALTAAQLKAAKKNKLTQLSVVPVQLTNIPPSELVVYSKQTQTAGTGPERDGYFEDWWRPRKDEYNLNPALEWEDEFTAEDEDHSLPPHLDGGGLFQSKLPPGILPHGLPQVKEVQPAITAVETEAAKHEHEKEIKELSEEQKQMIILSEDFRRFIDNAGRIMERALSEQVDVCIDYTGLLDGDEGSDEKSRARLSLNRVFVDERWSKSRCVTSLDWSPHYPELLLASYHINEDSPHDPDGVCLVWNTKFKKTTPEYIFHCQSPVMSSIFARFHPNLILGGTYSGQIVLWDNRVHKRTPIQRTPLSAAAHTHPVYCLNVVGTPNAHNLISISTDGRLCSWSLDNLSAPQETMELQNKQGKAMAIKSLAFPNNDVNNFVVGCEEGAICTACRHGSRAGVIETYEGHQGPVTGIHTHNVAGPIDFSHLFLSSSFDWTIKLWSLKENKPLYSLEDNGDYVYDVAWSPTHPALFAAVDGSGKLDLWNLNQETEAPMASVIVDGAPALNKVSWTQSGQHVTVGDDHGKIWVYDVGEQLATPRADEWSKFANTLQELKFNQVEEEVDKVTMSAGQGSGLSSLASSLSSSPNPIR; encoded by the exons ATGGCGGATCGCAAGGCGGAATTGGAGAGGAAGAAGGCCAAACTGCAGGCCATCCGCGAGGAAAAGGAGCGGCGGAGGCGCGAGAAGGAGCAGAAAGAG GGTTCATCATTACAGTGGTTTCGGAAAATGCAAGCCAAT CTAGAAGATGCGACTCTTAGGGTGGCGTCGCAGGGCGCGGGCAGCATGGACCAGCGCAAGGAGGTGGACGACATGCTCAGCTCGCTTGGCGTGGCCCCCGTGTCGGACGTGCTGTCCTCTCTGTCCAGCCTCTCTTCCCTGCCGGACAACGGCCACGCGGGCACCACGCCCGAAAACAGCATCCAGCCGAACGCGGCGCTCACGGCCGCTCAGCTCAAGGCAGCAAA GAAGAACAAGCTGACTCAGCTGAGTGTGGTTCCTGTGCAGCTGACCAACATCCCACCCTCTGAACTGGTAGTCTAtagcaaacaaacacaaacgGCCGGCACGGGCCCCGAGCGAGACG GATACTTTGAAGATTGGTGGAGGCCTCGCAAAG ACGAATACAATCTAAACCCAGCTTTAGAGTGGGAGGATGAATTCACAG CCGAGGACGAGGACCactcgctgccgccgcaccTGGACGGGGGCGGCCTCTTCCAGAGCAAACTGCCCCCTGGAATCTTGCCGCACGGCCTTCCGCAGGTCAAGGAGGTGCAGCCGGCCATCACGGCCGTCGAAACCGAGGCTGCCAAACACGAGCACGAGAAAGAAA TCAAGGAACTGAGCGAGGAGCAGAAGCAAATGATAATTCTTTCCGAGGACTTCCGACGCTTCATCGACAACGCTGGGAGAATCATGGAGAGAGCTCTGTCAGAGCAGGTGGACGTCTGCATCGACTACACCGGGCTCCTGGACGGCGACGAGGGAAGTGACGAGAAATCTCGGGCCCGGCTTTCGCTGAATCGCGTGTTCGTGGACGAGCGCTGGTCCAAGAGCCGGTGCGTGACCTCTCTGGACTGGTCGCCGCACTACCCtgagctgctgctggccaGTTACCACATCAACGAAGACAGCCCGCACGACCCCGACGGCGTCTGCCTGGTGTGGAACACCAAATTCAAGAAGACCACGCCCGAATACATTTTCCACTGTCAGTCGCCGGTGATGTCGTCGATTTTCGCCCGCTTTCACCCAAACCTGATCCTCGGAGGCACGTACTCTGGCCAAATCGTGTTGTGGGACAACCGAGTGCACAAACGGACGCCGATCCAGAGGACGCCGCtgtctgcggcggcgcacacGCACCCCGTCTACTGTCTGAACGTGGTCGGCACGCCGAATGCACACAACCTCATCTCCATCTCGACCGACGGCCGGCTCTGCTCTTGGAGCCTGGACAATCTGTCCGCGCCGCAGGAGACCATGGagctgcaaaacaaacaaggcAAGGCCATGGCCATCAAGAGCCTCGCCTTCCCCAACAACGACGTCAACAATTTCGTGGTTGGCTGTGAAGAAGGTGCCATTTGTACAG CTTGTAGACACGGGTCTCGAGCAGGTGTGATAGAAACTTACGAGGGGCACCAGGGACCAGTGACCGGCATCCACACCCACAATGTGGCCGGACCCATCGACTTCTCCCACCTTTTCCTCTCCTCCTCTTTCGACTGGACCATCAAGCTGTGGAGCTTAAAG gAAAACAAGCCGCTGTATTCGTTGGAGGACAATGGCGACTACGTGTACGACGTGGCGTGGTCGCCAACTCACCCAGCCCTGTTCGCGGCCGTGGACGGCTCTGGCAAGCTGGACCTCTGGAATCTGAACCAAGAGACAGAGGCGCCTATGGCCAGCGTCATTGTCGATGGTGCTCCTGCTTTGAACAAGGTTTCGTGGACTCAGTCTGGCCAGCATGTGACGGTCGGCGACGATCACGGCAAAATCTGGGTTTACGACGTTGGCGAg CAACTGGCCACGCCGAGAGCAGACGAGTGGAGCAAATTCGCCAACACACTGCAAGAGCTCAAGTTTAACCAAGTAGAAGAGGAGGTAGACAAAGTTACGATGAGTGCTGGCCAAGGCAGCGGACTGAGCAGCCTGGCGTCCTCCCTCTCCTCGAGCCCCAACCCGATAAGATGA